Below is a genomic region from Panthera tigris isolate Pti1 chromosome E1, P.tigris_Pti1_mat1.1, whole genome shotgun sequence.
TCCGATTCACGGTAAAAGTGCGCGGGAGCGGAAGCTCAAGGTGGAAACGGCTTGGTAAGAATAAGAATCTTTGGAAAGGCGCCACAGAAAGACCCTTCGGAAGATTGGAGAGACGCGTTGCCCTCGGAGCAATAATATACCGCTTTCTGCGGACCCAGGCAccgctgggattcgaacccaggatCTCCTGTTTACTAGACAGGCGctttaaccagctaagccacggCGCCGGCGGAAGGCGCCCTGCGCCTGGAGATAGATCAGCTTCTCGCGGGAGTCAGTGAGAACTATCACAGACCAAACGTTGCCGCGGGTCCCCCGTGACCCCCGTTCCAagatttctccctcccccccaccggcTCCTGAGCCGAAGGGTTAACTCCCCGCCCCTCCTTTCTCCCACACCCTGGGGGACCAGTTCGACCATGGATGGGCACGTGACTTCCCGTCCCTTGGCCACCGAGAGCCGGCCGTCTCCATGTGTTGGCCTGCTGGGTGGGCCTTCCTCCCTGTGGGGCACCTGTCCGCGCTGGAACTCGCTCAAACCCTAGGCTCAAGTTGCCCCTCATCTCCCGCCCAGGACAAACCCAGCTGGAAAGGGTGTGGAGGAAGGCAGGAGGTCCCTCACCCTCGCCACCACCTCCCTGGAAGCGGGGCCACACCCCTCCACCAAGAGCTCCCTTCACCCAGTCCCCAAACTTCATTgcacaaagtcttttttttttctttttgtattaaaaaataataacagacaCAATATCAAAAACACAAATGCCATCGGTAGAGGGTACAGCTGAGAACACCTGGGTCCCACCTGAGGGGCAGCACCAGGGACTCCATGGTCCACCAACGTCCCCCCCCTGGAGCAGCTAGGGGTTTGGACCGCTGGGTCCTGCTTGGGCCTcgggccctcctcctcccttctaggaaggaggtgggagagagagccgTCTCCCCCAATAAATAAGTGTAGCCCCAACCCTCAGGGACCTGGACTTGGGCTCAGCCAGGGCTTGGAGAGACCACTTCAGCAGCTCGTCAGCAGCCTTGTCCAGGGGAAGGAAGGTCTCCTCACCAGCGGTGGGAGAGGAGGCTTCGCCGGGCTGGGCTGGCTGAAGAGTCCCACCCTCTGTACCCTAAGAAGCCAGAAGCTGCCCCTGGATCCTGGGCTGCTGATGGGGGTCCGGCCCCCTAAGCGGGAGAAGCTGGGGCAGTTTCCTATCGGTTGGTCCAGCCACGGCTGGTTCTGAgagatggaagaagggagaaggaagcttCTCATGCACTCCCAGAGGTGGCCTCAAAATGTGGTCTAGCTGGTGCCATTTTTCGTGGCAGGTAAGGCTGGACTGGATGGGCTCCCACcttgttcctcctcctccatggCCAGGTCTTGGGAACTTGAGGCCCTGGCCCCAGCTTGAGCGCCGGCCTCCTCTCCGCCCTCACCCTCGCCActgccgccaccaccaccacccccctcgcCTCCGCCCTCCTCCATGGGCTCCAGTCCCAGTCCGTCCAGTTCCGAGAAGAGCGGGTCATCAGGGTGGCCGGGGTCTCGGGTGCTACTGCCGCAATCCACACAGGCCtcggagggagaggggagaagtcAGACGAGGTGCTCCCTGCTAAGCTGCCACCCCAGCCCAGGAGGACTCCCCCAAAACGTGCTCCCAAAGAAGTACCAGTCCACACAGACAAGCGTGGGCCAGTGAGACTGAAAATGTACCGTTCTCTGTTGTCTGGACCCCACTATAAGACAGTCACAACATCCGTTAGCATAGAATTGGCCCGAAAAGGTCTGTAAAGACTCATGTAATGAGATACTATCTGACCCGGCAGAAAACTTAGTGGAATTAACATCCTTCAGGATTAAACACCCAAGGACAGACAATGGGGggcgctggggggcggggggatcaGCCCcttgggggggcggtggggggcgggggggatcaGCCCCTCAGCCTCTAACCTTTCAACCCAAGCTCaatccccctccttctccctcccggCCCTAACATCTCTCACCATCACATCGAGGGCCCGAGGCAGCTGACCCTTCCGGACCCAGGAGTGCACAGCACCCAGTTCCCTGCGCTGGTCCTCTGAGAAGCGAGGCTGTTGCTTCTGCATGGCCCGGAGCCGCTCCCGGTCCTGCTTCAGCACGGAGGCCATGTCCCTGCCCGGGGAAGGGGTGCAGAAGGCAGAGGCTGGAAGCCAGGGCCAGAGCCCGCGAGGCGGCCCTTCTTCCTCTATGGCAGGTGCCCGCCCACGGCCTCACGCTCCTCTCAACCCCCGCGCTAGGAGTTCAGGGCTTCCAAGAGCAGAGAAGCTGTCCTCAGCATGGCAAGAACGAGTGCGGGGTGGAGTTCCCGGGGGCCAGGGACAGGGCAGGAAGTCCCAGGACAGAGCCAGCCCcggaaaagaaaatcccaagctccGTGGGAAGGGGAGCGTAGGCGAGCCTCCCCACACCTCtgaagggggaggcagaggcgGCCCCTGAAACTCCTCACCTGGAGGGCACCTGGTAGGTCATCATGACGCGCTGGTCGGCGTTGGCCATGAGCAGCCAGATGGGATCCTGGAGCACGTACTTAATGACCTGGTCCCCGGGCTCAGCCCTGGCCGGGGCGGCCCCGGCTTCGGCCTCAGAAGAGTCAACGCTGCCAAAGTACTTGCTCGTGCGGCTGCTCTGACTGCTGCCTGCGAAGCGGAGGAGGGGCCACCGCCGCCGTCAGGCCTCCCGGGCCCGCCCTCCAGGCCACACCTGTAACCCACTGGCCCGAGGAAGCAGGGCCTGGCCTCCCAACTCCCCCAGTCGCCGGCCTCCCCGGGGTCAGAggggacgtggggggggggggggcggggcacgcACGTGTGATGCTGGCTGAGGTGCTGCCTCCCTCGTGGGAGCCGGACCCGGACCCAGACCCGGACCCGGAGCCCAAGCCGGAGCCCGAGGAGGCGGAGCCCGTGCCAGATCGAGAATCTTCTTGCAGCAGCAACTCCAGCAGGTCACTGGAGCCCGACAGCGCGTCCTGATTGGAGGACTCCGTTACCTCCACctgggcgggggtgagggggagcAGGGTGGGATTAAGGGGCCAACACCCAGGCTTCCCTTCAAGCGCTTCCACTGGATGGGGGACACACCCAACCCCAGTGGCCTCTGCCGCCCCTCTGTGACAGTGGGGccgggaagaaagagaagagagctgGCCCAGAGGAGGGGCGTGACGCTGGACCCTTTCCAGGAGGCACGTGCGCTCTCAGAAGTTACTGGGACGTTCTCGCCACCTGTCAGACGGGATCGTCCCTACTCCACAGACCAGGCGGCCGATTTCGCCCTCATTCAGAAATTCGGCTGGGGTCTCCCACCCCACGACACCATCTCCTGGAGACCGAAGCCCGGCAGGCAGAGGGGGCGAAGCGTGAGGTGGAAAAGGAGTGaagggaagggggctggaggggagtgCTGGCAAAAGGACGCAGGGGGGTCAGTGCTCACCAGTCTGGCCTCTGGCtcagcagcctcctcactgggAGGCGGGGGCCCAGCACTGCTCCCAGTGCCCCCTGCAACAGCACCCCCTTCAACACGGGGGGGCTCCTCAAGCTGCAGCAGATTTAGCTGGAGTGGGGAGCTGCATCTCGAGTTGAACAGGGGAGAGTCGGGccggtggggagggctggggggcggtgggggcagggACGGAGACGGGGAGTGGGAGGCCGGGGTTGGAGGCCCTTCAGCGGGAGTCTGGGGTACCCCATAGGGATAGCCGGACGGGGTCGGGAACAGGTAGTTAGGGAGCACCAAGGCTACCATTGGGGTCACTAGGGGGGCGGGGAAAGCTGCAGGGGGCCCGGAAGcaggggcggagggaggagggtgggggcctCCCCGTGGGAACACCGGGAGAGGGTAGGGCTGGACCATGGCTGGGAAGGGAGCAGTGGCCGGTGGGGGCGGCCAGGGGGCAGAGGGTGGCACGGGGGACGGGTGGGAGGTGAAGCAAGGGGCTTCAGCCCGGGGGGTCTGGTGGTGGCGTGAGCGCTTGGCTTTGGATCGGCAGTGGTGTCGGCGACCGGGGGGTGCGGGGCCGTGGTGGCAGCCTGTGGGGAGAGACCAGGGTTAGCGAGGGCCTCGGCCCGGGGGTCGGCATCCCTGCCACCCACACCGCCCTGCCACTCTGaccagggagagggcagaaggcCCCGAAGAGAACCTGGCTTCCGGCCACGCGGCACAGAGGGGACGCCAGGGGGGAGAGGGAACCTTCAGGGAAGAATCACAGGAGGCAGGACGAGGGGGATTTATTGCAAAAGGAGCCAGGAAAGGAAAGGTTACAAGTGGGGTGGAGCAGAGGGTACACAGAAGACAGAGGCGCGCTGGCAGATGGGAGGAAGCAGGATGCGTCCGTGGACGAACGGGCAGGCAGCTCCGGTCCATCCCCCAAACTCCCACAGTAACGCCAGCCTGGGCGCTCCTCCGGCCGGTCGAGGCCACGCTCGGCCTAGCTTGAGGTGGAGTGATGAGATGGCCGGGAAAGCCCAGTCCCGAGTCCCGCGTCCGCCTGCAGGGAGCCTCTCTCAGGCACCTGGAGGGCTGACATCCTGCCCTTGAAGCCCCGACCCCACAGCAGCCGTCCCGGCCCGCCTGGCCTGTGTCTGGCCTGCGGTGTATAGGGGCTTCTTAAGCAGGGACAACTGGGTCACAAGTGGGCACGCTTCAGCCGCTGCCCCCAAGATGGGCTTGAAAGAGCTTACCTGGAGCAGAGCACTCCGCCTGCCTGCCTCAGTGCCAGCCCCCCAGGCTGCCCTCCTCTGGCTGCAGCTCGGAACCCCCGCCTAGTAGGGAGACGCTAGCGAGGGGCCTGTCCCTAAGCAGGGCCCGGGGGCCCTGGAGCAGGAATGTCTCCCTCGAGAACCCCCTGCCCCCGACCCCCGACAGTCTGGTCCTAGACTGGGCAGAGGACGAGGCTCAGCGCTGTCCTGGGTGGCTACCTCGCTCGCCAGGGGCCAAGGGGGCCGGGGAGGAGCCGTCAAGTCCACGCAGTCGGCCGAGATCTCGGAAGCGGCTGAGGAAGGCCTGCTCCTCCTTCTGTGTGTGCAGGGACAGCACGGCCTTGGTCAGGCCCACCGGGCGGTAGGCATCTGGGGCTGGGTCAGGGGCTactgtggggctgggggctgggctgggggctgggcctggAGCCAGGCCAGGCAGGTCCTCCATCATGATGATGTCTGAGGAAGGCGAGACGGAGAAAGGTCACTGGAGTCACCTCAGGGGTTAGTACATCCATACCACACCCTCCCCATCCAACAACCCAGCCaacccctggcctctgccccacAGCCAAGCCTGTGCCCCACGTGCACCCCTTGGCCTCCGCCCTGCCGAGGACTGGTTCTGGGCCCTCTTCTCCATGCAAAGCGGTCCCAGGGTGAGAGAGAACACTTAGTCCCCTCCGGTGACAGTCCCCTAGGATAACAAACACCTCCAAGACTCTCCTTGGAAGGGAAGCTCGCTCCTTGCCCTCCCCCCACACGTCCTCCAGGACAGCACCCGGCGACCCTTTAGGGGTTCCCAACAGTCCCTATCCTCGGACCCTCCGTGGACAGCACCACGGGGTCGGGCCCCCCACCCTAGACCTTGTGTGCGAACCGACAGCGAGAACACGTTAAAACAAAGCAGCGAAGGCCGGCGGGGGTGAACAGCAGGCAGCAGCCCCGAGCCAAGACGGAGACCTCCTCCTCTCCGTTAggggccaggcagggaagggaaaggtggGCGGGAGGGAGATCTGGCTGGGGGGCCGAGTGCAACCCCCTCACTCCGCGCCCATACCCGACTCCGGGGGCTTCTTGTCTCCCACGTGGACGATGGTGGAGCTGAAGCTACACTGACTGGTGACGGACACCACGCTCTCTGCCTTATTGGCCAGCGCGAGCGGGCTCAGGGCGCCTCCCACCACCGGCTCCTTCTGTGGGGCGGCCCCCTCCCCGGACAGCACCGCCGATGCGTCTGTGCGGGGAGATGGCACCAGTCACCCCCGGGAGGTCGGAGGGGAAATCCCAGAGAAGACGTGGAAGGACAGACGGGACAGAGAACTCCGCAAACCTGAAggcggggagggggacggggTGGAGCGAGGTGGGGGCCCCAAAGGCAGAAATGCAGAGACACGGGGCCAGGGGGCCAGGACGGGGCAGCGGGGACAGGGCGTGCCCGGGGTCCTTACCTTTCTTGGCCCCCAGAGGGAGCGGACCTGTCCTCTGCTTGTCATCGTCGGAGGCTGACGAGGTGGTGCAGGAGGAGGAGGCACATTTACGCTTGGTGGTGCTGGGAATGTTGCAGCTTTCCAGGTACCTGCGGGGCAGGGGCGCCAGAGGGCATGAAGGCAGGGCTTGAGGTGGGCCGAGGCCAGGGCCCAGGTGGGAGAAGGTTCCGGGGTAGCCTGACCTGAGGATGCTGTCCAAGCAGTTGATCTGCTGGTAGGAACAACCATTGGcttcttttctctccacctcctcaGGGGTCAAGGTGAGTGGAGCCTGGACTGGAGCAGGGACCATCTCCAGCTCCGGGTCTGGGGACTGGCAGGAAAGGGTCTTGGCCTTGAAGGTGCCTGTGGCTGCgccaaggagagaaaaaaggagagacgAGCTCCTCTGGGTTGGGGTGAAGGTCAGGGGGCCCCGGGGTCTCACTGCTCAGCCACACCCTCACCAGCTCACcagggaggcggggccggggcggaggCCAAGCACGGGACTCGATGAAAAGCTGCTGTCCCTGATGTTTCACCAGGTGCACATCCTTACAGATCTGCTGGAAGGTCACCtgcaggacagggcagggcagtGTCACTGGTCCAGGGCACAACGCAACGAGGGGTACTAGAGGGGAGGCACAGTGACCACGGTGAACGCAGGACAGGAAGGAAAGGCACAGGAACCGGCCCGGACAGGGGAACGTGACACTAGAGGgcgaagcaggggagggacactcACCGGGGCGGGAGGCCCGGGCCCCTCAGCGTCACCCCCGTTGCTATCACTGGAGGAGCCAGGGCTGAGGAGAGGGCCCGGGGAAGCGGCGGGGCCGACCCCACAGAGCCCGGTGGGACTGGGGCTGTGTACcggctgaggcagagagagaacctggTCAGATGTCTCGGCCCTGCTCCCCGCGCCCCTACCCCTGCCTCATCTCCGAGCCCCGCCCCTCGACAGTCACCTGTAACAGCAGCCTGTGGATCTGTTCGGACAGCTCCTGGATATCAGAGTCCAGAGACAAAGCTGGGCTGGGGGCCGGAGGAGTGAACACGTCCTCGTTCAGGGGTGCCCTGCAGGGTGGAGAAGGCTAAGTcgggccctgccccctcctgcgTGGTCCCAGCCCACGGGGCCAGCTCTGGGGCCCACTTACGTGCGCACTTTGTGGCGTCCCAACACAAAGGCCACCTTGCGGCTCCAGGGGTGCACGAAGCCAGCCCAGCTGGTGTCCATGGTGACGTACTCCCCATTCCTGGCGCAGAAGCGGATGGGGGAGTGATCGAAGGGCTGGCCAGCCAACTGCAGGACTGAAGGAGTGagaagtgaggggaggggaggggaggggagggtgggcaggaggcagagccGGGCAAAGCAGAGGGCCGCCCACTGGAGATCCAGGACACCGAGGCCCCAAGGGACAACCACAAGCACAGCCACTGAGAGGCCCCGCAGACAGCGGAGGAAGGAGAGCAGCATAGAGAACCAACTCACTCTTCTTGTGGATGGCCAACATGAGGGGCCGGTCCTCGGGGTGCAGGAACAGGAGGACTGGGGCCCCCAGGAGGTCCTGGGGAAGGTAGCCCAGCAGGGGGGCGGCCCTGCGAGGGGAGGAGGCATCAGAGAGTAGCCATGGCCtcggccctccccacccccttccctccaggtCCTGAGCAAACCTTTCGTCCACATCCTGGAAGAGGCAGCTGGGCGTGTGCCGAGTAGTGAAGATCCTCTTGTCAGGAGGGATCCGGGGAGCTGGGGCACAGAGAGTGAGGCCACTGAGTTTTTCTCCAGAATGGTCCAACTTCTCAGCCCCAAGCCTCAAGCTGGCTGGCAGGCCTCCCCACAGCTGTGGGGGCCCTCTAGCCTGCACAGACGGTCTGGACCATTCTTTCACCCCACGCCAAGAGTGAAACGGAGAACCAAAGCATTCAACCTTCCCTGCTCCTAGCTCAGGATGCttattcccctctccccccactaaAAACAGACTAGAACCTTCATCCTTATGGTTCCTTCTCTGTCCCAAGATTTTGAGGGGCTGGGACCTGCCTCTCAGACTCACGTCCTGCCTCCCCAGTGCTGTAGGGAAGTCACCCTTCTTCCTACACCCCACCAGGCCAGGCCCATTGCCCACACACCTTCGTAACCCGAGTGGATGCGCTCTGCAATGAGCAGGCAGCATGGCTGCGCGGGGGCCCCATCTGAGACCCGGATCTTGGTCACATACGGCGTTAGGCGGAATGGCTGGTACCGAGGCCCTGAATCCCGGTCAGGACCCCCTCtagcaaaggagacagagaggcactAGTGACTCTTAGTGGAGGACCACCCACCCTTCACCTCAAGGTCATGGACCATGCAGCAAAACAGCGGGGGTGTGGATGGTGGGAGGGGGTCTGCCCCCACATCCCCACCTACCTGATACGGCAGAAGACAGACTTCTCCTGGGTGAAGTCCTTGAGGCCTGAACCTGGAACAGACCAGGAGGGTGCTAAGGACagccccccacttcctccctggCCCCTCAGAACAGGGACTCCCCGGGACTGCTGGTCCCTGGCCCCGAGCACTTGGGGACCTCACCTGCTGAGGCCCCGGCACCCCAGGTGGGCAGGCGAGATGGGGCAGTGGAACCGTAGAAGACGCCCACATCCTGGGGGGCCAGGAGCTCAGAGAAGCGGGCGCCCCGGAACACGTCCCGCTTGCAGCGCAGCAGGGTACCCGCCTGCTCCGAGATGTAGACGATGCGGCCCGTCAGGAAGGAGACCGCCACGGAGAAGGTATCCTGGGCAGGAAAGAGAGGGCGCAAGTAGACTCAGGAGCCTCGCGACGGAGGCCGGGTGGCGCGGCGGGACGGAGAGGCCGGGCCGCAGCTGACCTGGTTGCGCAGCGTATACTCAGACGTGATGTGCTCCAGCTCCTCCAGGGTATAGGTGGACATGTCCATGGCACAAGGTTCACCCTCCTCCAGGCTCCACTGCTGGTAGTATTCTTGGTTGGCTGTAGGGCGAAGGTGGTGAGGTATCTACTGAGGAGActgccgccccgcccccccccccccccacggtgGCCCAGCGCCCGGCCACGGCCCTCCCAGGAAGCACCACTCACCCTGCACCTGCTTGACACAGGCCAGAGCATACTGAAGCGTGGCCAGGGTCCCAGAGCGGCCTTTGCCCCGACGCTCTGGCGGCAGCCGAAGCTTGAGCTCCCGCAGAGCCGTCATGAGTTCCTTCTGGGTCCTGGCCCGGGCGGACTGTTCACTGCTGCAGGGCCCACAGGGAGGTAAGGGGTATAGCTCTTAGGCCCAGATCGTGGCCCAGGCCCCCAGCCTTCTTCTTTGGCCCTCACCCCCACGAACCTGCAGCCACTGGTAGACGGGTTGTCCTGCTCAGAGCTGGCGCTCAGGAGGCTGTAGGCAATGGAgctgctgggtggggagggactcTGAGAGTTTGTGCTGGGGAGAAGCAGCAGGCCCACAATGAGAAGGCACCCAGGAGCAGGGCGCCCCGCCCTGGCTCAGCCGGCTGGCAGGACCACCCCCAGACCCTAGGCACTTGCCCGCCCTGGCTCAGCCGGCTGGCAGGACCACCCCCAGACCCTAGGCACTTGCCCACACACCTCTTGCTGCTCTCAGTGGTCTCCAGCAGGGCGGAGTCCTTGCCGTTGCCAGAGGAGGAGCTGTGTGAGCTCCGCTGGGATGCGCCCCTGGACTCGGGCCCGTTGGACTCATTGCCGCTGGAGCCATTGCTGTTGGCATCTGTGTCATCAGCCAGGCTGGGGCCAGGGCAAGACCGGTGCTGTGGCGGCCCAGGGGATGGGGCCCCTCCAGGGCAAAAGGACTCCCCCCCGCCGGAGTCCCCTCCCCCATCGGCCCCTTCCAGGGGGCCATTCATGTCTGCGCCATGGGGAGGGCAAGGGGGAAACAGAGCAGGCAGAGAGGCCACCACGAGCGCAcgagggggccgggccgggcggcctGGCTGGGGGAGTGAGGTGGGAGACGCAAGCCTCTGAGACCTGAGAAGTTCGATCCCAGGCAGTACCTGGACGGGGAGACCAAGAAGGACGAGCTGTGAACTTTACAATCCTGCCGGCTTTATCCAGACCCTGCTCTGTCGGCCCCCAGGCCCCTAGGCCCCAGGCTTGGGAGCCCGGGTAAGTTCTGTTTCCTATTCCCATAGGCGGTCTGCAGATGGGAAGGGGCCTCTCTCCAGCCTTCCCCCACTTCCCCCGCCAGCGTGGCCTGGGAAAGTTAAGAGCCTGAGTATTCGACGAGAACTATGACCGTGAACCAAAGCCTGGACACTTCCCATCCTCAAATTCCCTTCAGGCCCCCACTCCTCGCAGGACTCCCAAGGCCTCAGAGCAGGGGGTATGCCTGTCGTCTCCTATATTTAGGCCTCCAGGCTAATTTTATCCGGGGGCGGTGCCACCCCCGCTGCACATGCGCACAGACATGCGCGGACCCACCACGCGATTCCGCCGCCGCCGCGGTCGCCAGGGAAACCGACGTCAGCAGCTGAGCTCAGCGGTTGCTGGAGGGACCacgggagggcgggaggggcgacccctcccccatttcccgGCGGAGCCAGGGATCGACCCACTCCCACGCTGGCGGGCGCGGCCCGGGGTCGCCCACCTCTAGTACACCCCCAGGCCCTGCAGGGCTCGGTGGCCGTAAGAAGAAGGGCTGCCCATGGGGTTTCCAGAGGCTGGCCTTGCTCCCCAGGGCAAAACACAACCGCCACCGCCCTCCGCGCAAAAGCTCCCCAGCCTGGCCTTCGCCTGGATCTCGGTCATTGTGGTCAAGACGACCCAGCCTGTCCTCCTCCGGCCCCCGCACCCTCTCCCGACCCGCAGGGCTGAAGCCGGCACCTGCCATTGTCAGGGACTCAGGAATCCTCTCTCTTCGGTCCTCTACTTTTCTAGattaccccccccacacacacacacacactccgccCCCATCCGAAGCAGACACACTCAGCCCTGAGCAAGGGACGCACAAACGCCAGCGGGTAGTTCTTCCCCTACTCCTCGTCCAACCACACCCCCAACCCCCGAGCATTTTCTGAGCgccaggagaaaaaggaaggctGTGGCCAACAGCAGGAACTAGCGCCGGGAACGGGATGTTCCAGCCCGAACCAGGCTTACATCACGGCCGGCGCGGGGCCAGGGCCTGGAGGGGGGAGCGCGGGCAGCGCGGAAAGCCTGAAGGGGTCCCGGTGCCGGGGCAAAACCGAAGACCCCCGAGTGACAAgagaggcggcggcggcaggcCTGCCGAGGGTCGGACGTGGGGCCGGGGTAGCTGGGAGGAGAGGTCAAGGCTGGAGGTAGGGTAAGAGGATCAGGAGTGCGGACAGCCGGCACAGGGTTGCGAAGAACACCCATGTTACACccgaaggcagagagagagggggtggacaGCGGCAAGGAGGGCGGACTGCGGGTGAGCCGTCCGAGCGCCCGGGCCGAAAGCGGCGCATCAGGCTGGAAGTGGCGGCGGTCCGACTTGGGGCGGGAGACCGGTCCCCGGGTGGCCCTGGAGATGCCTACCTGGCCGCGCGAGCGCCCTCCGGCCGCCTGCCCGCCGCCGTTGCAGCCCTCAGCCGAGTGGAAGCTTCGCGGGGCCAGGAGGCGGGTTGCATAATGCCAGGCACTGCCCCTCATTGGCCTCCTGCCGGCTGagccgcaggccccgcccccgatTGGCTGGGGATCTCGTCCCGGCGCCTGATTGGTTACTGGCCCCTACTGAGGTCAGGGCTGTGTCACACACACGGGCGCACGTGGACCTGGGTGCTGGCGCTGGGCTGAAGGGCCCCAGACACCACCACCCAGCCAAT
It encodes:
- the PER1 gene encoding period circadian protein homolog 1 isoform X2 yields the protein MRGSAWHYATRLLAPRSFHSAEGCNGGGQAAGGRSRGQVLPGIELLRSQRLASPTSLPQPGRPARPPRALVVASLPALFPPCPPHGADMNGPLEGADGGGDSGGGESFCPGGAPSPGPPQHRSCPGPSLADDTDANSNGSSGNESNGPESRGASQRSSHSSSSGNGKDSALLETTESSKSTNSQSPSPPSSSIAYSLLSASSEQDNPSTSGCSSEQSARARTQKELMTALRELKLRLPPERRGKGRSGTLATLQYALACVKQVQANQEYYQQWSLEEGEPCAMDMSTYTLEELEHITSEYTLRNQDTFSVAVSFLTGRIVYISEQAGTLLRCKRDVFRGARFSELLAPQDVGVFYGSTAPSRLPTWGAGASAGSGLKDFTQEKSVFCRIRGGPDRDSGPRYQPFRLTPYVTKIRVSDGAPAQPCCLLIAERIHSGYEAPRIPPDKRIFTTRHTPSCLFQDVDERAAPLLGYLPQDLLGAPVLLFLHPEDRPLMLAIHKKILQLAGQPFDHSPIRFCARNGEYVTMDTSWAGFVHPWSRKVAFVLGRHKVRTAPLNEDVFTPPAPSPALSLDSDIQELSEQIHRLLLQPVHSPSPTGLCGVGPAASPGPLLSPGSSSDSNGGDAEGPGPPAPVTFQQICKDVHLVKHQGQQLFIESRAWPPPRPRLPATGTFKAKTLSCQSPDPELEMVPAPVQAPLTLTPEEVERKEANGCSYQQINCLDSILRYLESCNIPSTTKRKCASSSCTTSSASDDDKQRTGPLPLGAKKDASAVLSGEGAAPQKEPVVGGALSPLALANKAESVVSVTSQCSFSSTIVHVGDKKPPESDIIMMEDLPGLAPGPAPSPAPSPTVAPDPAPDAYRPVGLTKAVLSLHTQKEEQAFLSRFRDLGRLRGLDGSSPAPLAPGERGCHHGPAPPGRRHHCRSKAKRSRHHQTPRAEAPCFTSHPSPVPPSAPWPPPPATAPFPAMVQPYPLPVFPRGGPHPPPSAPASGPPAAFPAPLVTPMVALVLPNYLFPTPSGYPYGVPQTPAEGPPTPASHSPSPSLPPPPPSPPHRPDSPLFNSRCSSPLQLNLLQLEEPPRVEGGAVAGGTGSSAGPPPPSEEAAEPEARLVEVTESSNQDALSGSSDLLELLLQEDSRSGTGSASSGSGLGSGSGSGSGSGSHEGGSTSASITRSSQSSRTSKYFGSVDSSEAEAGAAPARAEPGDQVIKYVLQDPIWLLMANADQRVMMTYQVPSRDMASVLKQDRERLRAMQKQQPRFSEDQRRELGAVHSWVRKGQLPRALDVMACVDCGSSTRDPGHPDDPLFSELDGLGLEPMEEGGGEGGGGGGGSGEGEGGEEAGAQAGARASSSQDLAMEEEEQGGSPSSPALPATKNGTS